A DNA window from Micromonospora inyonensis contains the following coding sequences:
- a CDS encoding winged helix-turn-helix transcriptional regulator: MQYRLSSVQACSLARALDVIGERWTLLIVRNALLGVTRFDGFLRSLGISRNILTDRLNTLVGAGVLDRVPYQDRPVRHEYHLTDRGRELVPVVLAVTQWGDRHLAGPQKPARLVEHEGCGGPVQATVLCADCDRPLAPTEVSSDASPRHAARHPQEQEAGPDTRDRRRSPAGAR; encoded by the coding sequence ATGCAGTACCGCCTCAGTTCGGTCCAGGCATGCTCGCTCGCCCGCGCCCTCGACGTCATCGGTGAACGGTGGACGCTGCTCATCGTCCGGAACGCGCTGCTGGGCGTGACCCGCTTCGACGGCTTCCTCCGCAGCCTCGGCATCTCCCGCAACATCCTGACCGACCGGCTCAACACCCTGGTCGGAGCCGGTGTGCTCGACCGGGTGCCCTATCAGGACCGGCCGGTGCGGCACGAGTACCACCTCACCGACCGGGGCCGGGAACTGGTCCCGGTGGTGCTGGCCGTGACGCAGTGGGGCGACCGGCACCTCGCCGGCCCGCAGAAGCCGGCCCGGCTCGTCGAACACGAGGGCTGCGGCGGACCGGTCCAGGCGACCGTCCTCTGCGCCGACTGCGATCGGCCGCTGGCACCGACCGAGGTGAGCAGCGATGCCTCCCCCCGCCACGCTGCCCGCCACCCGCAGGAGCAGGAGGCCGGCCCGGACACCCGCGACCGCCGGCGGTCCCCGGCAGGCGCCCGGTGA
- a CDS encoding methyltransferase: MVLVDAVRAVGSALNGTSRRLAPPPASLLDAASGFWRTHALGAVARLGVADQLADGPRDVATLAAATAADEDSLFRVLRALAADGIFRRTGPRTFALNALAEPLRSDHPRSVRHTLIQISSGWNQRIWSDLTATVTEGRPAFPRQYGGFLWDYFAEHPEEGEHFHRSMRELSRLDMPQILAAHDFGRYERIADVGGGSGQLLAGILAAHPHLRGVLYDLPAATADAPAVLGAAGVAERVELVNGSFYDHVPPGCDAYLMRNIVHGLTDEQARPVLDRLRPAFTPRTRLLVLDCLVPEGSGGNHPGFLDLQMMVGSGGRERSAAEMAALFAANGFHLVEVRRTPGPTAIFVGRLA; the protein is encoded by the coding sequence ATGGTGTTGGTCGATGCGGTTCGCGCGGTCGGGTCCGCCCTGAACGGCACGTCGCGGCGGCTCGCGCCACCGCCCGCGAGCCTGCTCGACGCCGCGTCCGGCTTCTGGCGTACGCACGCGCTCGGCGCGGTCGCCCGGCTGGGGGTGGCCGACCAGCTCGCCGACGGTCCCCGGGACGTGGCGACGCTCGCCGCCGCCACGGCCGCCGACGAGGACAGCCTCTTCCGGGTGCTGCGGGCGCTGGCCGCCGACGGCATCTTCCGCCGGACCGGGCCCCGCACCTTCGCCCTGAACGCGCTCGCCGAACCGCTGCGCAGCGACCATCCGCGCTCGGTCCGGCACACGTTGATCCAGATCAGCTCCGGCTGGAACCAGCGAATCTGGTCCGACCTGACCGCCACGGTCACCGAGGGGCGCCCGGCGTTCCCCCGACAGTACGGCGGGTTCCTCTGGGACTACTTCGCCGAGCACCCCGAGGAGGGGGAGCACTTCCATCGCTCGATGCGTGAGCTGAGCCGGCTCGACATGCCGCAGATCCTGGCCGCGCACGACTTCGGCCGGTACGAGCGGATCGCCGACGTCGGCGGTGGCTCGGGGCAGCTGCTGGCCGGGATCCTGGCCGCGCACCCGCACCTGCGCGGGGTGCTCTACGACCTGCCGGCCGCCACCGCCGACGCGCCGGCCGTGCTCGGGGCCGCCGGAGTCGCCGAACGGGTGGAGCTGGTCAACGGCAGCTTCTACGATCACGTGCCGCCCGGCTGTGACGCGTACCTGATGCGCAACATCGTGCACGGGCTCACCGACGAACAGGCCCGCCCGGTCCTCGACCGGCTGCGGCCGGCGTTCACCCCACGCACCCGGCTGCTGGTGCTGGACTGCCTGGTGCCGGAGGGATCGGGCGGCAACCATCCCGGCTTCCTCGACCTGCAGATGATGGTCGGCAGCGGCGGACGGGAGCGTAGCGCGGCGGAGATGGCGGCGCTGTTCGCCGCGAACGGGTTCCACCTGGTCGAGGTGCGGCGCACCCCCGGGCCGACCGCGATCTTCGTGGGCCGCCTCGCCTGA
- a CDS encoding non-ribosomal peptide synthetase, with protein MVPLSFAQRRLWFLDRLEGPSATYNIPVVTRVRDRIDAAALEAAVTDVVGRHDILRTVYVEVDGEPVQRVLPLAGTRVDFAHVVLAADEADAAVTETCARPFDLATELPLRVRLFTVGERDHLLVISLHHIAGDGTSMGPLSQDLSTAYAARTAGRAPEWEPLPVQYADYSPWQRALLGSEDDPDSKISRQLAYWGEALAGLPEELPLPTDHPRPPQASYRAGRVDLTIDPTTHDALRTVARNNDATLFMVVQTAIATLLTRLGAGTDIPLGTVVAGRTDDTLDQLIGFFVNTLVLRTDTTGNPTFHELLHRVRDTDLTAYDHQDLPFQRLVEHLHPARSLARHPLFQVAFAVDRGLVLEMDGLDVVAEKAPFETAKFDVFFGFVSREGTSELELTVTYAKDLFTRAGAEALGRRLVSVLEQVAADPGRRLGSTDILTGEERRQVLAGVNAATPRVPCETLPALFARQVRQHPDAVAVVHGGAEITYRELDRRASRLAHHLAGQGVGPDVPVTVSMSRSADLVTVLLAISKAGGCYVPLDPAYPTARKEYVLRDTAPPVILVDDPGLLPEVPATKVLVVGEELWRDVAALPDTDPRSPLHLDNAAYVIYTSGSTGAPKGVTVTHRGISRLAHRYQHDFEVRPGSHILQIASIGFDGSVWEMLMALLAGGTVIPFAPEQLLTAGPGHDLVGRTTHVTVTPSLLASLPAGTIPTGAMVITASEACPQWLVDTWATRHRLVNSYGPTEVTVCASGGPLPAGEPVTIGVPVANTDLYVLDDFLRPVPVGVPGELFVAGPGLARGYLRRPDLTASRFVADPYGPPGSRMYRTGDLARWDADGRLHFLGRTDDQVKIRGFRIELGEIETTLTARHDIRHAAVIAREDQPGDKRLVAYLVPTDNTTIDIAHLRRDLGAHLPDYMVPTAYVVMDALPMTANGKLDRNALPVPAHTTSVHAAPRTARQDVLCRLFAAVLGLPDIGTSDNFFDLGGHSLLATRLVNRIRTTLGVELGVRDLFENPTVATLEPHLNTGSSRPPLGAVADRPDPLPLSSAQRRLWFLHGVEGPSATYNVPVTTRLHGTVDVAALRAAVDDLVNRHEILRTTYTEIDGEPAQHIHDPAPGIATFTHHTATPEQAETLLATLSAHPFDLAREAPLAVHLITTGEHDHLLLVNLHHIAGDGASMAPLAHDLATAYTARTTGHTPQWEPLPVQYADYTLWQQQLLGTDNNPTSEINHQLTYWGTTLAGLPDELPLPTDHPRPPQASYRAGRVDLTIDPTTHDALRTVARTNDATLVMVVQTAIATLLTRLGAGTDIPLGTVVAGRTDDTLDQLIGFFVNTLVLRTDTTGNPTFNELLHRVRDTDLTAYDHQDLPFDRLVTHLRPARTPGRHPLFQIALSRADRTPTTTPLPGLECTPEPTRLSIAKFDLDITVADEPVDGDLDITITYATDLFVHRTVELIGQRLAAILRQVARQPATPISRIDILTASERRQLLAEAAATAAPTVACSVVRAFDEQAERTPHHVAVTDGQVALTYTDLRQRAELLARTLRAAGVVAETPVPMLMQRTVDLVVGILAVLKAGGAYLPIHTAYPLNRMQAVAADSTSPVLLVDAVFRDHELVTQERAAGRRVLTCEPDPAARTTGLPDVHPDQLCYVMYTSGSTGEPKGIQITHQGVVDLVRDPSWTMHPDDRVLLHSPHAFDASTWELWGPLLAGGQVVVAPPGNLDAATLQNLIHEHKITRLSLTAGLFRVVADELVDAFTTLTEVTTGGDVISAQAVNHTLTHCPTTIVRTTYGPTEMTLCVTQYPWRHGEQAGTTVPLGHPLNDTHLHVLDQHLQPVATGVPGELYLAGAGTARGYVNRPDLTASRFVANPYGPAGSRMYRTGDLARWDTDGQLHFLGRTDDQVKIRGFRIELGEVETTLTTRPDIRHTAVIAREDQPGDKRLVAYLVPTDNTTIDIAHLRRDLGAQLPDYMVPTAYVVMDALPITANGKLDRNALPAPERQTTSAQDTPRTARQDVLCRLFADVLGLPDVGTSDNFFDLGGHSLLATRLVNRIRTTLGVEVGVRQLFENPTVAALEPHLTSARPARPTLRARSTGNR; from the coding sequence ATGGTCCCGTTGTCGTTCGCGCAGCGTCGGTTGTGGTTCCTGGACCGGTTGGAGGGCCCGTCCGCGACGTACAACATCCCGGTGGTGACCCGCGTCCGGGACCGGATCGACGCCGCTGCGCTGGAGGCCGCCGTCACCGACGTGGTGGGCCGCCACGACATCCTGCGGACGGTCTACGTGGAGGTCGACGGGGAGCCGGTCCAGCGGGTGCTGCCCCTGGCCGGGACCCGGGTGGACTTCGCCCACGTGGTGCTCGCGGCGGACGAGGCCGACGCGGCGGTGACCGAGACGTGCGCGCGACCGTTCGACCTGGCCACCGAGCTGCCGCTGCGGGTGCGGTTGTTCACCGTCGGGGAGCGGGACCACCTGCTCGTGATCTCGTTGCACCACATCGCCGGGGACGGCACGTCGATGGGGCCGCTCAGCCAGGACCTCTCCACCGCCTACGCCGCCCGCACCGCCGGTCGCGCGCCCGAGTGGGAACCGCTGCCCGTCCAGTACGCCGACTACAGCCCGTGGCAGCGAGCCCTGCTCGGCTCCGAGGACGACCCGGACAGCAAGATCAGTCGTCAGCTCGCGTACTGGGGTGAGGCCCTCGCCGGGCTGCCGGAGGAACTGCCGCTGCCCACCGACCACCCCCGGCCGCCGCAGGCGTCCTACCGGGCCGGACGCGTCGACCTCACCATCGACCCCACCACCCACGACGCGCTGCGCACCGTCGCCCGCAACAACGACGCCACCCTGTTCATGGTCGTCCAAACCGCCATCGCCACCCTCCTCACCCGACTCGGCGCCGGCACCGACATCCCCCTCGGCACCGTCGTCGCCGGACGCACCGACGACACCCTCGACCAGCTCATCGGCTTCTTCGTCAACACCCTCGTCCTCCGCACCGACACCACCGGCAACCCCACCTTCCACGAACTCCTCCACCGCGTCCGCGACACCGACCTCACCGCCTACGACCACCAGGACCTCCCCTTCCAACGCCTCGTCGAACACCTCCACCCGGCCCGCTCTCTCGCCCGGCATCCGCTGTTCCAGGTCGCCTTCGCGGTGGACCGAGGGCTCGTCCTGGAAATGGACGGGTTGGACGTGGTGGCGGAGAAGGCGCCGTTCGAAACGGCCAAGTTCGACGTGTTCTTCGGGTTCGTCTCGCGGGAGGGGACCAGCGAGCTTGAGCTGACCGTCACGTACGCGAAGGACCTTTTCACCCGGGCCGGCGCGGAGGCGCTGGGACGGCGGCTGGTCAGCGTGCTGGAGCAGGTCGCCGCCGACCCCGGGCGGCGGCTGGGGTCCACGGACATCCTGACGGGTGAGGAGCGTCGTCAGGTTCTCGCCGGTGTCAACGCCGCCACGCCCCGCGTGCCGTGCGAGACCCTTCCGGCGCTCTTCGCGCGGCAGGTACGGCAGCACCCGGACGCCGTCGCGGTGGTGCACGGCGGCGCGGAGATCACGTACCGGGAGCTGGACAGGCGGGCTAGCCGGCTCGCCCACCACCTGGCGGGCCAGGGGGTCGGACCGGACGTTCCGGTGACCGTGTCGATGAGCCGGTCGGCGGACCTGGTCACCGTTCTGCTGGCGATCAGCAAGGCGGGCGGCTGCTACGTGCCGCTGGACCCGGCGTACCCGACGGCCCGCAAGGAGTACGTGCTGCGGGACACGGCACCGCCGGTGATCCTCGTCGACGACCCCGGTCTCCTGCCCGAGGTCCCGGCAACGAAGGTGCTGGTCGTCGGTGAGGAGCTGTGGCGTGACGTCGCCGCCCTGCCCGACACCGACCCGCGGTCGCCGCTCCACCTGGACAACGCGGCGTACGTGATCTACACGTCGGGGTCGACGGGCGCGCCGAAGGGCGTCACGGTCACCCACCGGGGCATCAGCCGACTGGCCCACCGCTACCAGCATGACTTCGAGGTCCGGCCCGGCAGCCACATCCTCCAAATCGCCTCGATCGGCTTCGACGGCTCCGTCTGGGAGATGCTGATGGCCCTCCTCGCCGGCGGCACCGTCATCCCCTTCGCCCCCGAGCAGCTCCTCACCGCCGGCCCCGGCCACGACCTGGTCGGCCGGACCACCCACGTCACCGTCACCCCGTCACTACTGGCGTCCCTGCCCGCCGGCACCATCCCCACCGGGGCGATGGTCATCACCGCCAGCGAAGCCTGCCCCCAGTGGCTGGTGGACACCTGGGCCACCCGGCACCGGCTCGTCAACTCCTACGGGCCCACCGAGGTCACCGTCTGCGCCAGCGGTGGACCGCTGCCCGCCGGTGAGCCGGTCACCATCGGCGTCCCGGTCGCCAACACCGACCTGTACGTCCTCGACGACTTCCTCCGGCCGGTTCCCGTCGGGGTACCGGGCGAACTCTTCGTCGCCGGCCCAGGGCTCGCCCGTGGGTACCTCCGTCGCCCCGACCTGACCGCGTCCCGCTTCGTCGCCGACCCCTACGGCCCGCCCGGCAGCCGCATGTACCGCACCGGCGACCTCGCCCGCTGGGATGCCGACGGACGGCTGCACTTCCTCGGCCGCACCGACGACCAGGTCAAGATCCGCGGCTTCCGCATCGAACTCGGCGAGATCGAAACCACCCTCACCGCACGCCACGACATCCGCCACGCCGCCGTCATCGCCCGCGAAGACCAACCCGGCGACAAACGACTCGTCGCCTACCTCGTCCCCACCGACAACACCACCATCGACATCGCCCACCTCCGCCGCGACCTCGGCGCACACCTGCCCGACTACATGGTCCCCACCGCCTACGTCGTCATGGACGCCCTGCCCATGACCGCCAACGGCAAACTCGACCGTAACGCCCTGCCGGTGCCGGCCCACACCACCAGCGTGCACGCCGCTCCCCGCACCGCCCGTCAGGACGTGCTCTGCCGGCTCTTCGCCGCCGTCCTCGGCCTCCCCGACATCGGCACCAGCGACAACTTCTTCGACCTCGGCGGCCACTCGCTGCTCGCCACCCGCCTCGTCAACCGCATCCGCACCACCCTCGGCGTCGAACTCGGCGTCCGCGACCTCTTCGAGAACCCCACCGTCGCCACCCTCGAACCCCACCTGAACACCGGCTCGTCGCGTCCCCCGCTCGGCGCGGTGGCCGACCGCCCGGATCCGCTGCCGCTCTCCTCGGCCCAGCGCCGGCTGTGGTTCCTGCACGGGGTGGAGGGTCCGTCGGCGACGTACAACGTGCCGGTCACCACCCGCCTCCACGGCACGGTCGACGTCGCCGCCCTCCGAGCCGCCGTCGACGACCTCGTCAACCGACACGAAATCCTCCGCACCACCTACACCGAAATCGACGGCGAACCCGCCCAGCACATCCACGACCCCGCCCCCGGAATCGCCACCTTCACCCACCACACCGCCACCCCGGAACAGGCCGAAACCCTCCTCGCCACCCTCTCCGCCCACCCCTTCGACCTCGCCCGCGAAGCACCCCTCGCCGTCCACCTCATCACCACCGGCGAACACGACCACCTGCTCCTGGTCAACCTCCACCACATCGCCGGCGACGGCGCCTCCATGGCCCCCCTCGCCCACGACCTCGCCACCGCCTACACCGCCCGCACCACCGGCCACACCCCCCAGTGGGAACCCCTCCCCGTCCAATACGCCGACTACACCCTCTGGCAACAGCAACTCCTCGGCACCGACAACAACCCGACAAGCGAGATCAACCACCAACTCACCTACTGGGGAACCACCCTCGCCGGACTGCCCGACGAACTGCCACTGCCCACCGACCACCCCCGGCCGCCGCAGGCGTCCTACCGGGCCGGACGCGTCGACCTCACCATCGACCCCACCACCCACGACGCGCTGCGCACCGTCGCCCGCACCAACGACGCCACCCTCGTCATGGTCGTCCAAACCGCCATCGCCACCCTCCTCACCCGACTCGGCGCCGGCACCGACATCCCCCTCGGCACCGTCGTCGCCGGACGCACCGACGACACCCTCGACCAGCTCATCGGCTTCTTCGTCAACACCCTCGTCCTCCGCACCGACACCACCGGCAACCCCACCTTCAACGAACTCCTCCACCGCGTCCGCGACACCGACCTCACCGCCTACGACCACCAGGACCTCCCCTTCGACCGGCTCGTGACACACCTTCGACCGGCCCGTACGCCCGGCCGGCACCCGCTGTTCCAGATCGCGTTGTCCCGGGCCGACCGCACCCCCACCACCACTCCCCTGCCGGGGCTGGAGTGCACGCCGGAACCGACCCGCCTGTCCATCGCGAAGTTCGACCTCGACATCACCGTGGCGGACGAGCCGGTCGACGGGGACCTGGACATCACGATCACCTACGCCACGGATCTCTTCGTCCACCGGACCGTCGAGCTGATCGGGCAACGCCTCGCCGCGATCCTGCGCCAGGTCGCCCGGCAACCCGCCACCCCGATCAGCCGGATCGATATCCTCACCGCCTCGGAGCGGCGGCAGTTGCTGGCCGAGGCCGCCGCCACCGCCGCCCCGACCGTGGCGTGCAGCGTGGTGCGGGCTTTCGACGAGCAGGCGGAACGCACCCCGCACCACGTCGCGGTCACGGACGGACAGGTCGCGCTGACCTACACGGACCTGCGGCAACGCGCCGAGCTGCTGGCCCGGACGCTGCGCGCGGCCGGGGTGGTCGCCGAGACCCCGGTGCCGATGCTGATGCAACGGACGGTCGACCTCGTCGTCGGCATCCTCGCCGTCCTCAAGGCAGGCGGCGCCTACCTGCCCATCCACACCGCCTACCCGCTGAACCGGATGCAGGCCGTGGCCGCGGACAGCACCTCACCGGTCCTCCTGGTGGACGCGGTGTTCCGCGACCACGAGCTGGTCACCCAGGAGCGGGCCGCCGGCCGGCGGGTGCTGACCTGCGAGCCGGACCCGGCCGCCCGGACCACCGGCCTACCGGACGTGCACCCGGACCAGCTCTGCTACGTGATGTACACGTCGGGCTCGACCGGGGAACCGAAGGGCATCCAGATCACCCACCAGGGCGTCGTCGACCTCGTCCGCGACCCCAGCTGGACCATGCACCCCGACGACCGCGTCCTCCTCCACTCCCCCCACGCCTTCGACGCCTCCACCTGGGAACTCTGGGGACCACTCCTCGCCGGCGGACAGGTCGTCGTCGCCCCACCCGGCAACCTCGACGCCGCCACCCTCCAGAACCTCATCCACGAACACAAGATCACCCGGCTCAGCCTCACCGCCGGCCTCTTCCGCGTCGTCGCCGACGAACTCGTGGACGCCTTCACCACCCTCACCGAGGTCACCACCGGCGGCGACGTGATCTCCGCCCAAGCCGTCAACCACACCCTCACCCACTGCCCCACCACCATCGTCCGCACCACCTACGGCCCCACCGAAATGACCCTCTGCGTCACCCAGTACCCCTGGCGACACGGAGAACAAGCCGGCACCACCGTCCCCCTCGGACACCCACTGAACGACACCCACCTCCACGTCCTCGACCAACACCTGCAACCCGTCGCCACCGGGGTACCGGGCGAGCTCTACCTGGCCGGAGCCGGCACCGCCCGCGGCTACGTCAACCGCCCCGACCTCACCGCCAGCCGATTCGTCGCCAACCCGTACGGCCCGGCCGGCAGCCGCATGTACCGCACCGGCGACCTCGCCCGCTGGGACACCGACGGACAGCTGCACTTCCTCGGCCGCACCGACGACCAAGTCAAGATCCGCGGCTTCCGCATCGAACTCGGCGAGGTCGAAACCACCCTCACCACACGACCCGACATCCGCCACACCGCCGTCATCGCCCGCGAAGACCAACCCGGCGACAAACGACTCGTCGCCTACCTCGTCCCCACCGACAACACCACCATCGACATCGCCCACCTCCGCCGCGACCTCGGCGCACAGCTACCCGACTACATGGTCCCCACCGCCTACGTCGTCATGGACGCCCTGCCCATCACCGCCAACGGCAAGCTCGACCGCAACGCCCTGCCCGCACCCGAACGGCAGACCACCTCCGCCCAGGACACCCCCCGCACCGCCCGCCAGGACGTGCTCTGCCGGCTCTTCGCCGACGTGCTCGGCCTCCCGGACGTCGGCACCAGCGACAACTTCTTCGACCTCGGCGGCCACTCGCTGCTCGCCACCCGCCTGGTCAACCGCATCCGTACCACCCTCGGCGTCGAAGTCGGCGTCCGCCAACTGTTCGAGAACCCCACCGTCGCCGCTCTCGAACCCCACCTGACCTCGGCTCGGCCTGCCCGTCCCACGCTTCGTGCGCGGTCGACGGGCAACCGCTGA
- a CDS encoding MbtH family protein — MNPFDDENAPFKVLVNDEGQYSVWPAFAEVPAGWTVCLADSPRSECLAYVEANWVDMRPRSLVEAMRAGDER, encoded by the coding sequence GTGAACCCCTTCGACGACGAGAACGCCCCATTCAAGGTTCTGGTGAACGACGAGGGTCAGTACTCCGTCTGGCCGGCGTTCGCGGAGGTTCCCGCCGGGTGGACGGTGTGCCTGGCCGACTCGCCCCGTAGCGAGTGCCTGGCCTACGTGGAGGCGAACTGGGTCGACATGCGACCCCGCAGCCTGGTCGAGGCGATGCGGGCGGGCGACGAGCGGTGA
- a CDS encoding PLP-dependent aminotransferase family protein: MSPPAADVDLRGGELFAFLSSPQADTMNFLNEIALRFPDAVSFAAGRPHEGFFSVDLIRRYLDTYTEHLLREYDRDEGRVCQDLLQYGRTKGLIHDMVAKSLSVDEGIEVDPDSIVITVGAQEGLYLVLRALRRTAGDAVLAVQPGYVGLTGAAELVDMPVLPVRGGPRGVDLTDLGDTLRRARTDGLHPRALYLNTDFANPTGHSLSRAAREELLRAAEDSGILLIEDNPYGIFGPERENPPTLKALDRSRRVVYVGSFAKSGFPGARVGYVVADQRVDRDGRHESLADQLARIKSMLTVNTSPIGQAVIGGKLLENGFSMRAANKREIDVYQRNLRQLLDGLAAHFPAGSQPEVTWNSPDGGFFLLLNVPFEAGDDVLERSAREHGVLWTPIHHFYGDGRPRRQIRLSFSHLSPAEIDEGLRRLAGFVRS, from the coding sequence ATGAGCCCTCCGGCCGCCGACGTCGATCTGCGCGGCGGCGAGCTCTTCGCGTTCCTGAGCTCACCGCAGGCCGACACCATGAACTTCCTCAACGAGATCGCGCTGCGGTTCCCCGACGCCGTCTCGTTCGCCGCCGGCCGGCCGCACGAGGGCTTCTTCAGCGTCGACCTGATCCGGCGGTACCTCGACACGTACACCGAGCACCTGCTGCGCGAGTACGACCGGGACGAGGGCCGGGTGTGCCAGGACCTGCTCCAGTACGGCCGGACCAAGGGCCTCATCCACGACATGGTCGCGAAGAGCCTCTCCGTCGACGAGGGCATCGAGGTCGACCCGGACTCCATCGTGATCACCGTGGGCGCCCAGGAGGGGCTCTACCTGGTGCTGCGCGCCCTGCGCCGGACGGCTGGAGACGCGGTCCTGGCGGTACAGCCCGGTTACGTCGGGCTCACCGGTGCCGCGGAACTGGTGGACATGCCGGTTCTGCCGGTGCGCGGCGGCCCCCGGGGCGTGGACCTGACCGACCTGGGCGACACGCTGCGCCGGGCGCGGACCGACGGACTGCACCCGCGGGCCCTGTACCTGAACACCGACTTCGCCAACCCCACCGGCCACAGCCTGAGCCGGGCGGCCCGCGAGGAACTACTGCGCGCCGCCGAGGACTCCGGGATCCTCCTGATCGAGGACAACCCGTACGGCATCTTCGGCCCGGAGCGGGAGAACCCGCCCACGCTGAAGGCGCTGGACCGCTCCCGCCGGGTGGTGTACGTGGGCTCGTTCGCCAAGTCCGGCTTCCCCGGGGCCCGGGTCGGGTACGTCGTCGCCGACCAGCGGGTCGACCGGGACGGACGGCACGAGTCGCTGGCCGACCAGCTCGCCCGGATCAAGAGCATGCTGACGGTCAACACCTCTCCGATCGGGCAGGCTGTGATCGGCGGAAAGCTGCTGGAGAACGGGTTCAGCATGCGCGCCGCCAACAAACGGGAAATCGACGTCTATCAGCGCAACCTCCGGCAGCTCCTCGACGGTCTCGCCGCCCACTTCCCGGCCGGCAGCCAGCCGGAGGTCACCTGGAACTCCCCGGACGGCGGGTTCTTCCTACTGCTGAACGTGCCCTTCGAGGCCGGTGACGACGTCCTGGAACGGTCCGCGCGGGAACACGGGGTGCTGTGGACCCCGATCCACCACTTCTACGGCGACGGGCGACCACGCCGGCAGATCCGGCTGTCCTTCAGTCACCTGAGCCCGGCCGAGATCGACGAGGGCCTGCGCCGGCTCGCCGGCTTCGTCCGGTCCTGA
- a CDS encoding ATP-binding protein encodes MATLRTSPPPPRAVELRRWMLRRPEDLRVLRASLHETLTGDDLVDGARLDEVPELVVLVATELATNALRHGLPPTIVTLSASERLFYLDVADHDLSTVPELADFQPIGSGGRGLQIALALSLDVGWYATDTAKHIWASFDR; translated from the coding sequence ATGGCTACGTTGCGGACGTCACCACCACCGCCCCGGGCGGTCGAGCTCCGGCGTTGGATGCTGCGCCGCCCGGAGGACCTGCGTGTCCTCCGGGCCTCGCTGCACGAGACGCTGACCGGTGACGACCTGGTCGACGGGGCACGTCTCGACGAGGTACCGGAGCTGGTGGTGCTGGTCGCCACCGAACTGGCGACCAACGCGCTACGGCACGGGCTGCCGCCGACGATCGTCACCCTCTCGGCGTCGGAGCGGCTCTTCTACCTGGACGTGGCCGACCACGACCTGAGCACAGTGCCGGAGCTGGCCGACTTCCAGCCGATCGGCTCGGGCGGCCGTGGCCTCCAGATCGCGCTCGCCCTCTCCCTCGACGTCGGCTGGTACGCCACCGACACCGCCAAGCACATCTGGGCGTCGTTCGACCGCTGA
- a CDS encoding DUF4291 domain-containing protein produces the protein MERPLREIRAGYGAETITVYQAYAPAVAAPALRHGRFVAPFKRDRMTWVKPSFLWMMYRCGWATKPDQECVLAIEISRTGFEWALANSCLSHHDPDRDADRAAWSHRLRRSPVRVQWDPERDLDLRPLPHRSIQVGLSGEAVDRYVDDWIVAVHDVTPTAHAVRARLTERDRAGALALLPDERPYPLPSDVAAHIGASRDR, from the coding sequence ATGGAACGTCCGCTCCGCGAGATCCGGGCCGGGTACGGTGCCGAGACGATCACCGTCTACCAGGCGTACGCCCCGGCGGTCGCCGCACCGGCGCTGCGCCACGGCCGGTTCGTCGCACCGTTCAAGCGCGACCGGATGACCTGGGTGAAACCGTCGTTCCTCTGGATGATGTACCGCTGTGGCTGGGCAACCAAGCCGGACCAGGAGTGCGTGCTCGCGATCGAGATCAGCCGCACCGGGTTCGAGTGGGCGCTGGCCAACTCCTGCCTGAGCCACCACGACCCCGACCGGGACGCCGACCGCGCGGCCTGGTCCCACCGGCTGCGGCGCAGCCCCGTGCGGGTGCAGTGGGACCCGGAACGCGACCTCGACCTTCGGCCGCTGCCGCACCGCTCGATCCAGGTCGGTCTCTCCGGTGAGGCCGTCGACCGCTACGTCGACGACTGGATCGTGGCCGTCCACGACGTCACGCCCACCGCCCACGCCGTACGCGCCCGGCTGACCGAGCGAGACCGCGCGGGGGCGCTGGCGCTGCTGCCCGACGAACGCCCGTACCCGCTTCCGTCCGACGTGGCCGCCCACATCGGAGCATCACGGGATCGCTGA